The window tacatatccATAGCTATACCTCTGGCAGTCTGATCTCTTATGCATCTAGAACAGTGTAGTACATATAACACATATGTTAGGgttaaaataagtaatgtaGTGAATTTACCTTAAACATATCACTGCAATCTAGCATTTTAAAgtgaaagtattattaaaaataccacTTTGACGTGATTAAGTTACCATGTGGctgttataatatttgttgcTTGAACAGTGCAGATAATTATGTTTGAAAAGAATATTGTTGTCACTAGGACATTTAATTTTGCATAAATGTTCattcatgttatttaaattcattcagTACTTGATGTGTATTTCTTATTCCATATTGTGTTGCAAAATGGTGGCCCTGACACAATAGATTGAATagaatttaacaattttattgttttatcttaacttttgcaaaattatatttattttttctttagatAGTAAGTAATACATGtcggtaaatatattttcagagaTTAGTTCAGTTGATAGTTTACTGGACGCTATCAATCCTTCAACTAGTCAAGTAACTCAAAATCTTGTAAAAGAAACTACAAAAGCAGCAAAACCATTATCAGTAACAAATGAGACTGAATTATCTAACATAGACAACAATCCTGAGGTTGTGATAAACAGAGAACCAACATTCCCTGTCAAAACTTCACCCACTGCCACAGAACTTTTATCAGCTAGTATTGAAAAAGTTGCTAAGGAGCAACCATTACCTGAAGAAACCCCAGTTAAAAAAGAAGAATCAATTGCAATCCAGGCTCAGGTTAAACTAACTCAAAGTATAGCAAGTGTTGCACGCAATCATCCTGAATCTAAAATGAAAGATATTAATCTCAACAATAATACAACAggtttgtgattattttttaaatttcattctatttttaaacagtaattaatagttattactcttatatatttgcataaaatgtatgtatatatttagccATAATTCTAGATCCAGATACGGCAAATGGTAACCCGAGTGAAGTGAATAAGGTTGAGACAGTGAAAGATGAAggtaacaaaaatgaaaaagcaataaaaaattcaaaaaataataataagaaatccaATAAAATGGCGAGTAAtgaagttaatataaataaaactgaatcATATGAAAATGGTAAAGATGAGACTGATAAAGTAAGTACAGAGCCAGAGAAATTGtctaaagaagaagaagaagaaaattcTCCTGAAGTAGAGAAGCCTACGCCTGCACCAGCATCATCAGAACCTACTGTGTTTGTACCTAAATATAAGTACTCTGAAGGTgtgtatattacttttttacggTGCTTCATTtactctatatttaaaaaaaaaacaatttgggTATTATTCATCACAGAGGCAAaaacagtttaattttttttatgttgtaatccttttcatttttataaatagatcaaTGGTCGCCACTGAACAAGTCTGGCAAAAAGTACTATGATATTGGATTGCTGATGCAGATAAAAGATGATCCTCTCTCAAAGAACAAACCAAATGTCCCATTATTGGAGTCATTGAATGTTATGCGGGTATGAAAATAGCAAAATTCTAGTTTCAagataatatatcttaattcaattatgtataatttattttgttattttttagtcaCCCATTCAAGAAACAGTGACATTCAATCCTATTTCGAGACCTATGAATGATGCACTTTTCCCCAATTTCTTGAAAAATTCTGGTGTTGGATCGAGAAGTAATGCTCCCAGAGAACCTAAGAAAGATGGCAGAATTATGCCACAAAGCGGTATGTCTTATTATTTGCTATTGTTAgtgtaaataaacttaaaaaaatacaaagtttaaGGTTAcagtaatcaataaaaaaatatgaattacattttttaatcaaGCATTTCAAGCAGGTAAAGGTAGTGTAAAACTAACACCATCTTCAAGTGGAAGCAGCTCTCATAAACCAGTTATCCATGTATCACTATCATTGAGGGAAGAAGTAAAACTTAACCAGACCAAGGATGCCTGGAGACCCACTAGATTTAAGAAGGATAATCTTACTGAGGAGGAATTTAAGACTCAGGTAGTTTATTGggattttaaaataactctaTTAAATAGATAATGATCCTTGATACATGTTACATAATACTGTTCTTTTAGGACCTGTACAAGAAGTTCCGTGGTATACTTAACAAGCTGACTCCTCAGAAATTTGATACATTGCTTGATAAAGTTAAAACATTGGAGATCAACACACAGGCTCGGCTAGAGGGTGTGATTGACTTAGTCTTTGAAAAAGCTATTGATGAGCCTAATTTCTCAGAAGCCTATGCTGCTATGTGCAGTAAACTGTCTATGCTGAAGGTATAAAACttttgcaattatttattttattttctttagtaaaatataacttttataatttattacttgcaGGTGCCAGCTGATAATGCTCCCGACCAATGCGTCAATTTCCGTGCTTTAATTATAAGCAAATGTCAGAATCAATTTATTACTAACAAGGTGGATGAGAATGTTTTGAAATTAGAAAAGGAACTTGCTGAGTGTACTGATCCTGTGAGTCCTGTTGATAGCATTCAGATAattcacattattatatttaaggcaaaacaaacaataataatttattataatctttagGCTAAGAAGAAAGAGCTTCATCTGCAACTTGAAGAAGAAAATAGACGTGTCAGAATGAGATCTGTTGGAAATGTCAGATTTATAGGTAATTTACTTCAAGTTCAATATGTTATACTTGTGAAATATTTAGAACCTTTAGTATATATATCTGTGTACCATCAGTAAGCCATgcgattttattttcttttgcacTTTTAGTAACCATTGTTGCACTGTAACTATGGAATTATCAATATACTTTCTTTTGCGATAACTTTTAACATGTTCTTGTCTTATTCCTAGCCACACTAGGAAtaaattcttgtttattttaaatttacaagatCACATggattaatataaacattgcaCTCTTTTTCTTTTCAATGTGCAATCTGAATATTTTGAAAGTTTATTGCGAATTTCATGTATACTTGCACCATACACAATAGTAGACCAAACTGTGTTAGACACGACGTGTCAACTACCCAATATTACGCGAACGTATAACAAAGTCCAAATGAACCCTTACATTTATGCTTGATATATCTTTGATAGAAATTgactgcaattttattatactacatATTTCTGACACAATTGAGTATTAAACATAGTGACTGCACCCATatgtaactatttaaaaaattatatgatgCTATGATATAATCCCTCaatctttttaaaatgtgtAATTAACTTTAGTCATCATTTCTGCTGCAGCTTATATGCTTAACCTCTATAATTGGCGAATTATGTTTTCTGCAAACGATTTCTGACCATtggcaaaataaatttagattgtttgttataattatctgtataaatgatgatatttacttaatataatcaatcatcatttttgttttatttgtgacTGTTTGAATAAGATATCTGATgcgtgtatttaataaataattcatattttttttacaaatcaaccattatagttattttgttttaattggtatgattatgacaaaaaaaaaatataggtatcaAGCTTATtgcgaaattaattatattagcataaatatatttgtgttaaactatactctatatattacaaattaagttaaaaataaaagctatcATCTACATAAGGATAAAAGCTTTGGTTATTGCCCTGCTATAGTTTTTGAGTGTTTGTCCTCATTCGAGGTGCATTTTcggttatataatatgaaataatatttcaggTGAGCTCTACAAGCTGAAAATGTTGACAGCGAAGATTATGGTTTACTGTATGACATACCTAATTGAGAAGCTTGAAGAggaaaaattggagtgtctatgtAAACTGCTTACAACCATTGGTGAACAAGTAGAAAGCGAAGTCAAAGAGCAACTGGAAAGTGTCTTCAAGAAAATGCAGGACATTGTTGAgcgtaaatcaaataaaattagtagcAGAGTACGCTTCATGCTGCAAGATGTCATTGAGCTAAGAAGACGTAAATGGGTTGCTAAAAACGTGGTCGACTCGCAACCTAAGATGATGGATCAAATTCAAAAGGAAGCAGAACAACATCAAAGGCATATTGAGGTAAAAATTAAAAGGGaatctatttattattgatttttaacatCTATTGTATCttgtgttaatttaatatatattttttagcttATGAATGCACCTTCAATGGGTGGCGGTGGTTTTCGGCGAGAGGATGGAGGTCGTGGCAAGCGAGGTGGAGATAGACGCCAGGGCTCCAACTCATTCATGGATAACCAGTGGAAGCCAACACGACCTACCAACTACACTGTAGATACCTCTAAACTTAAGACTGTTGCACAAaaggtaaaatttaataatcaaataatattattgaattactTATGCCTTAGGTATATGTAATAgatgttataaagtttttacttctaaatatttatgtctTAAAACATATTTCAGAATCTTAGCAATATTAAATTGGCTCCTCAAAATTCTGGCTGGAATCATGGTTCAGGAACAAAGACTCCTGctcaaattaatagtaatttgaTGATAAGTCTAACGAAAAATATGTATAGTGTCCTTGAAAATGTACAGGCGGATCCCACTTCTCTTAGAAGTAAGTAgtaatagattattatataataattttaaaaattataaatttgttagaAATAAAGTTTCTTTCTACATTAAAGTTTGATCAAaagttaaaatttgtttgttaatttttaaagtaactacttaaagttattatatatattattatttaaagttataaagttctataaaaactcattttattatcttcgaTTTTTTTAGCAAACAAGGACTTATCTTCAAGCTACCATCATTCGAAATCTATTGAAAGATCGACATTCAATTCCAGAGGTGACTTCagtaagtttatattaattatatgaaacaataacaacaataaaaaaccatttaaaaaaaaataaattggctGTATTGAgcattttacatatttacttataatacacCACATTTTATCTGGATGTTAGTTGACTACTAGTTTTCAGTTAATTgtggattttttaaatttatttattgcattaatacctaaattataatacatattagaatgtaataatgtatgtttaaataaataggaaatATGATTGACTGcttgttaaaaatgtttatatatatatatatatatatatatatattttaatttaaatacttttctgaATGTACAGATAGTGGCAGTGGTAGCCGTTCGGGCTCAGTGGGCGTTACTCGTTCTAACTCAAGCAGTAGAAGTGCTACTACTGCGCCGGCGCCCGCGCCTGTTTCTGAGGCTGCACCAGTTGCACCGGCACCACAGGAGCCATTGCCCGATGCTAAAAAGAAGTTTGTCAAAATACTCATCATGGATAAGCTGGTCAATCCCAATGATGATGAATTTATCACTGAAATCAAACAGACTTTCCCGCCACAGTACCATGCTGCTGTTGTCACTGAAATCCTTAACATCGCCTTAGAAAGGTAAATTTCACAGTAatcttagtttttattattgtaggCTACTTaatcatacatatttttatcaatcacatcatacttatattttaatacattattaaaatttacaggGCAGCAAAGGATGTATATTCGATTGCAAAAAGTCTGTTCCATCTCGTATCAACTGGAACAATATCTTCCGATAATTTCCTAGCAGGTATTAACGAAATTCTAGAATTCGCACCTGACTTATACATCGATATCCctattttgtatgaatatttagGAAAGTTTATTGCGCCGAATATTGAAAAGAGGGTAAGTGTAATGATTTtgtacgttaatttaaaataaaaaataattgtaaatgtctaatatatatttttttttccttgtaGCATATCACATTTGTACAGGTATTTAGATtatgtgaaaatattattatgtcgaATCAAGGCCATATGTTCTTAAAAACTGTAATTAGAGACTTAAAAGAGAGCATGGGACCTTCTTTTGTCAAAACGAAGTGGCAGGAATCTGGATTAGAATTAAAGCAATGGATGCCCGAGGAACAGGtaagttttattaacaaatttaaagtaatttatttaccttcaactatttttcaaattaataattagttaGCGTGAATCTCGATTCATACAATCTTAAAATAACCTCTGAAACTACATAATAAACAACATGAGTAATATTTAAGGTTCCAAAATGGATTGAAGATAACAAATTCGAATTCTTGGAAGGCGGTAAACCTACTGAGGAAACAAAGAAAATCCTAACGCCGAGTGAAACTCAAAGCAAACTATTACAGCTCATGAACACCGATGAGCATTGCGACTGCATACGAGGATGGGTACAGGTAATGGATTTTTAAATGTCAGTAATACATAACACAAAATATGGTGTAAAGTAGTGCATTTTTTGCGGTAATGTAATTAAAGGGTGAAATACGTGGCCTTATGTATCagcacataataatataaatattatcagcaCAGTCACTACTTCaagtaaagttttaatattctttataattgtaataacacATTCCTTTTCTCATTGAATGTAACAAGCAGAAAACTTGTTTATCTTAAATGAAGGTTAAATTACACATTCATGAGAGGTATGAGGTAAGATatcaaacttttaaatatatcgttCAATACGATCTCATTGTTGTAGGAAAAAACGTAAATTTATTCCTATTTCGTATCACttatgtgaaaataaataaaatgttgctatattttattattctttttgtggtgttaaattatattttttgtggtttATTAGGATAACCTAGGCGCTGCGTCAAACGAAAATTGGTTTATGCGCGCACTGACGCAAGCTGTCTGCGAATACGCGTTATACGGCACAGAAGGACGCGACGTGCCGCACTTTAGCCACGAACGCATGAACAAATATGCTTCACTCATTAGTGAATTCGGCGATTCGCGTGAACAGAGGGAGGCTAGTTGCCTCTTTGGTATTCAGCAGCTAATACATAGGCTGGAACACCCGCAAGGTATGTCTTTCACCCTCGGCTCTCAAATATAAGTTGTATGTCattgtattttatgaaatatcctacttgataatgttatttatgtttcagGGTTAACATTAGAAATATTCCAATATTTGCATGAACAATACATTATATCCGTGGAAGGCTTTATTGCATGGGAAGTGTCTGAAAAGGAGCCTGAAGGCAAAggtattgatattaaaatgttaaagtatataataaataactaattcttaaatatttgaaatatggtACATCAATAAAtgaaccgagatggctcagtggttagaactcgtgcatcttaaccgatgatttcgggttcaaacccaggcaagcaccactgtgtatatgtgcttaatttgtgtttataattcatctcgtgttcagcggtgaaggaaaacatcgtgaggaaacctgcatgtgtctaatttcattgaaattctgacacatgtgcattccaccaacccgcattggaacagcgtggtggaatatgttccaagccctctcctaaatgagagaggaggccattagcccagcagtgggaaatttacaggctgttactttacttttttttttacatcaataaataaactatataattaaatgtatttttcaatTTGTCTAGCGGTGATGTTGAAAGCGCTGACCTCGTTCTTCACGAACATCAAGGAGGCAGACAACGAGGAGTCTTGCGGGGAGGACTGACGCGCAGCGGACGCCGCGCGCGCCGTACACGCCGCTGCCGTGGCGCGCGCCGCTGTCGTCACCGCCGCCGCCCGCCCCGACCACAGATCCTCCgtcttctatatttttatattctagaCTACCGCGCGCCCCTACCActcatagattttattatattttaatgcttaAATTAACAGAAGCTAGAAAaagttgtataatatttgttatgctATAGTTATTTATCGAGGTCCTAAATTTTAATCGCTTCGATGTAATGCGTTTATCGATtggtatgttaaaataattgattgaaTTGAAACGTTATTTGTTTACGATTATGATTGATGTTTACAAATGAAGAGGTAACGTGGTCGAACAATATCTTGATTCGGGAATTATGGGAAATTTTTGGgtctatttataaagtataaataatgtaaaattgaaaataacataGCTTCTTCAAATAGGAATGGATACGATATTTAGGGGTGTGGCGATGTACCGTAGAATACATACGGTAACCACTTCTAATCCCTGAATATTTTAAGAGCATAATACTTCAATGTGAAGTAGCCGCTGCGTGTGCCCATTTCTATTTGACATCGATCAACATCTCCTCACTGGTTCAAGATATTGAGCGTAGGACGAAAGCGTTAGCTGTCGCCAGACCAGTAATTCCCCTCCCATTGCTCGAGTCCGCTAGCAGTTTgtcaataaaatgtttcatcTATATGCAAATAGGTtggtacaaatatatattcgcTATAACGTTTTTATACATGCGACTGTAAAGTAATTGATAGTGTTGTATTTACATGACGTTCTTAAGTATGATGTCTTACGGGCAGGAGCTGTACATTTGTGCtcattatcttttataaaaatcttcGCACTGCGCAACAGATTACACGTAATATTGtactaaaaactaaatatttaagttgtaatttattttgatatatagataaaaattatgaatttattgttaaaattgaaaCGACGATCACAGGAACCCGGCTTGGCCGGTGTACCAAGTTCATTAGAAACACACTCACAATaaggtaataaatataacagcAATCCAAGCCGATatattagatatacatataaagattgcgatagataaatttatatacatattatattaaattaggaCTATTTACGGGGCTGACATGGCGCGCCGCTTGACGCGACCTCCGCGTCGGCGCGTAGCTAACTAGCAATGATAGGCTAGCCAGCGATACTGCGCGGACAACATGAGTTCAATGAGAGATGTTgacagattatattatatttaacgtattGTATATCACTGTCGTTTTCATTTATATAGACATAGACAGCTAATTTTTGAACTGATAAAGTAAcataaaggtaaaaaaaaatagatttgcgtataattacatataattttaatgattgcgAAATTCGGATATTCCTtagctattaaaatttaaaagaaaagccGACTTTGCTATCGATAATCCAAATACCTTCCGCCGTACTGAATAATGTATAAGTAGATTTCTCGACAATAATACAACCACAATCGAGTCGATAAAATGCTAGACTGATATAACACCGTagttataaaaacgaaaaacaCCAACGCAGCTCACCCAAAACTTGTTCTTCCACAGTTAACAATGTTCGGAAACCGTTTCCATCGCAGTTTTGTTCGTTATCGATCGTTAGTATTTTTATCAGCTAGACTAGACGCAGCATGAAgtctaattttcttttataaatgatatttttttgctttgttaagattaattatttgttatcacAGAGAATTCAGATTGCACTCGACTAGTATCGTAGATCATtttcttattcattatttttattttaatgttttctttaatataactttattggTAATGTCTCAGTTAGCTGCTAACCATTGTCTCAAATCTGTGGTGATCCGGCGAGTCGTGCCCGCACCTTCCGCTGctgagtttattttaattattatagctaTCCTTATCAGTTactatgtatgttatgtaaataaactttatatgaagaaatataatctttattcattacATTCCTGTTCTTATTACCTTCAAATTTTTCCATTGATCATGATTATAGGTTATTTGCGATGTTTAAGTACAAAGTTAGATTACagatattaatttagaatttaaattttatacaattttagtgTAAATTCAACGCTATAAAGTTGCATTATATCTCTAAATTCCTCAGTGTAACTGCGTACAATCTCTCGCCAGTAAGTTTCCTTATTTTCATCATCttgtatttgaattttgaattctTTCAATTCTGCAGCAAAATCATCATACAATATAATCTTTAGTTACATAAaccaaaattatgaaaatttaatcgAGACAAAAAGCATAAACATTGGTGTGGACTGGGGTTTAGGTATTTAGTTCCCGTTCGATGCAATTAGAAAAACTAAAAATCTTATGggcatagttttaaaataatctcaaGTGGAAAATAATCTGTTGTTCAAAGATGGTCCCTTACTGTCACATACTCCACATGCCACGATCTCGATCGCGTCGTGCAGGTCTGATGCACATATACGACCCGTGTACATAAGTCTAGTTAAATGCGGCATTAATTCTATCACTCTGCGCAATGGTAACTCCGACGAACGCCATTGATGAATACTGAGTGTTACtgcaagttaatttatttagtgaatttaatttaatcgctattattatttaatatgattacGTTAAACTCTAGGAACTTTACTAGAGGTTAACTTTAACTGACCCAGGATACTAGCATAGCGATAAGCGAGCATCCGCATGAAACAGCTGATATCAGAATCCTGCCGTTGTGTTGTTTTCAAGTCTATACCATGCTGCAGGTGTACTTCACGTAGCGGCATGCTTGGCGTAAGAAATCGTTGGACATTATCGTAGTCACGTATACGAACTGTCGAAgataacacaatatatattaatactacttacattaatacttaaaataaatgaatctgtTAGATATTAATGTTATCGTTTTCCTTGTTATATCTGTAAAGGTCGGCGTATCAATTTAGATGTCGTCACTTATCTGAAACTCTAATTTTTATTCACGCAGAACTGAATGAACGTTTAGAACTAACATAAAGCCACAAATAGATAGATGTCCGGACAGATGATAGCGACGCGACGCCATGCAGTATCGGGAATTTCGTATCCGCCTACGCCGAGCGCTGCGTCTACACGACCGGGAATTTGATCTTCACGACaaataagctttaaaaaaagtttatagtaaattaatataataaataatatggacTAAGCAAAattatacaaagaaaaataacataGGTAATATTATCTACaagaaaatgaaatacatagtaggatttatttaaaatatctgatttATGTATACTGTCACACCTAACCTGTAAACGAAAGTGAGGTCGACGTAATACAGGCAACAACGAAAGCAGCGCGTTTCCAGATCCATCGGCAATATAGGCATACTCAAGAGCGAGTACGCGGAGATTTTTTAATTCTGCCAAACTTCGAAGAAAGCATCGCTTTGTATCTGGCCTAGCAATATACTTTCCGCtacctatattaatttatttattattatccatTTTCAATCCATTTTTCAATCTGTGACTTTGAAGCGATTAAGTGTTCTTAACGTTAAGTCAATTAGACTTTACGAGTATACGTTACGTTACGTTGCCGTTAGTCCTGAGCATGAAGTATTTCCGTTCATGTCAGATTTACCgccccatcggattatgagagtgagggATTGAGAGCACCTGTGTTTGGGCAAACtcttgtgcactataatatatCCCGCGTGGCTGGTGCTTCTTAAGATTGGCCAGCGTTACCAAAACTGTCTGATACGACTTCACTAATCATATtgtctgtatatttaaaacaaaataaatacatacattaactCTAATAAGTACAATGCAAGTcaagtaataataaaagaaacttttatttgtgtgttttttgtgtatttaaacAGTGACAAAAAGGACAGTAATCTAAAACAGACTTCAAATTTAACGATATCACTAATtggacattaattatttatatatatatcaaattgttttatttatagaaatccAATGTAAAGGTTATAATGGGTTCAACTTATTTCAGTTACTCGTATTATACTCCCAAGATCTTCAATACGAATGTGTACGTCGCAGACTCATAACCATGATCTATGGAACATCATCTCTGACAGTGGCAGGATTATTTGAAGTAATTTCATGAGCGTTTGACAATATTGTTATTGCCGTTGAGTTTTCAACATTTCTGTACATGAAGTTTGGTAAATTTTTTCTTGCctcttcaacagtctcccttaATCGGTCGGCTCCGATGGGACGTGATACAAGAGTTTCTTCTTGACATTCTTTCACTAGATCTTTCATTTTTTCTTCTTCTAATGGTGTAACCGCTTGAATAGCTCTTGCTCTATGTTGCTTCAGTTCAATGTCAACTCGTAGAAGCTTATCTCTGCTCGAATTGGTTCGCCAGGGTCGCTTGGGATCGGCTGCATTGAGGTTTGCGACATCGGttctaattattttgttacttgaaatgaaatattttacattacttaAGCTCGATAATTTAGTATACTATTGTATACGtgttattataagatattgtaaataa is drawn from Vanessa cardui chromosome Z, ilVanCard2.1, whole genome shotgun sequence and contains these coding sequences:
- the LOC124542981 gene encoding eukaryotic translation initiation factor 4 gamma 3-like isoform X5, producing MPVLVTPLFWEWFNIWLIQFLKNLYHEIKMVALRGGNSSLGTVSHGCGIHAGQQNALDLTHRLQTSLGMQHSASTQAVGHHASHLNHANHASHNNHINHANHAGPGSQLNIPSLSSMSLLMQQQTPATLKHEQNTRYSNSNCMLPSHHYRLLAQTRPECYHPSGAASGAYMSGATGGQSSAQSMRGQPAPQPSAPPAPQQDISKTTMAGPSYVSPQNQTPPSRPQYPNFQYRATQHGNRPSSHPRQQQPYMSGASASAAGPVMYHPTLMFPPHMGIPQTYQQPRSSTPGFYSYVPQYISYTTPTGPTTPYYYPSNGQQLAAGSVGGAGGRANSAALVPQQPNAPTASNALPHSQPQPHIHPSIPGIRQVPPKRTSHRLAIINPLTKQDIFSEIHSNDSQYMSGESSERQTPQLEQPHNFAEEFSRMVNEAANQPSPCESAMPVPVTAALPATAPATTATSTLVSSSSSLAHSMPAPQPQRIREPRERVRSEDKEKPPPPKIKDVIEKEIPKPNGPTSVEISSVDSLLDAINPSTSQVTQNLVKETTKAAKPLSVTNETELSNIDNNPEVVINREPTFPVKTSPTATELLSASIEKVAKEQPLPEETPVKKEESIAIQAQVKLTQSIASVARNHPESKMKDINLNNNTTAIILDPDTANGNPSEVNKVETVKDEGNKNEKAIKNSKNNNKKSNKMASNEVNINKTESYENGKDETDKVSTEPEKLSKEEEEENSPEVEKPTPAPASSEPTVFVPKYKYSEDQWSPLNKSGKKYYDIGLLMQIKDDPLSKNKPNVPLLESLNVMRSPIQETVTFNPISRPMNDALFPNFLKNSGVGSRSNAPREPKKDGRIMPQSGKGSVKLTPSSSGSSSHKPVIHVSLSLREEVKLNQTKDAWRPTRFKKDNLTEEEFKTQDLYKKFRGILNKLTPQKFDTLLDKVKTLEINTQARLEGVIDLVFEKAIDEPNFSEAYAAMCSKLSMLKVPADNAPDQCVNFRALIISKCQNQFITNKVDENVLKLEKELAECTDPAKKKELHLQLEEENRRVRMRSVGNVRFIGELYKLKMLTAKIMVYCMTYLIEKLEEEKLECLCKLLTTIGEQVESEVKEQLESVFKKMQDIVERKSNKISSRVRFMLQDVIELRRRKWVAKNVVDSQPKMMDQIQKEAEQHQRHIELMNAPSMGGGGFRREDGGRGKRGGDRRQGSNSFMDNQWKPTRPTNYTVDTSKLKTVAQKNLSNIKLAPQNSGWNHGSGTKTPAQINSNLMISLTKNMYSVLENVQADPTSLRTNKDLSSSYHHSKSIERSTFNSRGDFNSGSGSRSGSVGVTRSNSSSRSATTAPAPAPVSEAAPVAPAPQEPLPDAKKKFVKILIMDKLVNPNDDEFITEIKQTFPPQYHAAVVTEILNIALERAAKDVYSIAKSLFHLVSTGTISSDNFLAGINEILEFAPDLYIDIPILYEYLGKFIAPNIEKRHITFVQVFRLCENIIMSNQGHMFLKTVIRDLKESMGPSFVKTKWQESGLELKQWMPEEQVPKWIEDNKFEFLEGGKPTEETKKILTPSETQSKLLQLMNTDEHCDCIRGWVQDNLGAASNENWFMRALTQAVCEYALYGTEGRDVPHFSHERMNKYASLISEFGDSREQREASCLFGIQQLIHRLEHPQGLTLEIFQYLHEQYIISVEGFIAWEVSEKEPEGKAVMLKALTSFFTNIKEADNEESCGED